aaatgtatgaagttctattttcaaaatttttatacttctttcttttcttgatggacttgagggcggtgttgcccgtagccaatgtcacgtaaaagggtaggaacaaaataaatgctcttagagcaggacgctgttcggtggttgttgtagttgtctcgtaaaaccgatagttggattttacgagaagcacgtttactaccggccgttgactccaaaatggtggttaaacacgctttgagattaattctccattcactgcacactaccacattagattattgtataataaagctatcgatattacactaaacaatattaatgagcaaaaaacaaataatcacgaggctactatcactATCAagtggcgttcgaaccggaagtcccatttttatacttgactaaaccgtatcgataaaattcttatgcttaagtcggaagtgccatagactatccaacgttgaaaagagtaaggttgtagtgttgcatatgaagtcgtaatacacagattatactcgacgagtagaaaaaagaaCTAATAGACGTTCGTACCTAATCGTACAGCGAACCATCTTCCACACGATCAACTACTTTGTAAACGCCACCCAAATGtcattttaaatgcattttaaccaACGCGAAGCGACATCGAAATTTCATGAATAGCTTAGCTTTAGCTTAGCTTGCTTCGTGTCAAGAAGTGAATTGGTTGTAATTGAGCAAACATTACTGTGTTTTGTTTAAACCTTAGTGAAGTCTTatattataacaacaattatTTTAAGAGTATAATAGTGTACAACAACAATTAACCTAATACAAAATGAAACGAGGTTATGACTCAATGAACTCTTCGATCGAAATTAGTTCCTACCGTGACCAACATTTTAAGGTTTGCCAAGCAAGTTTCCAAATTTTCATCCCACCTATTCAAGACTTGCAGCTTGTAATTGTCATAAAATGATCACAAATATAATTTGTAACGTTTTTATATCTAGGGATCCAGAAGCGAACAAGAGAAGTTACTTCGAACGACTGCAACTCTTTACATAGGAAATTTGTCATTTTATACAACAGAAGAGCAAATATATGAATTATTTTCGCGGTGTGGTGATATTAGGCGGATAATCATGGGATTGGACAAGTACAAGAAGACTCCTTGTGGATTTTGTTTTGTTGAGTACTATGCTAGAGAAGATGCAGAAAACTGTATGAGGTACTTGCAGTTATTACAGCTTTGTACATATTCATGTGCAATACAATAATGTCCAAGTGTCCAATTTATTTTGTAGTGATTTACAGGTCCTAATTTTGTTGTGACTCTCTCTCATTTGCTGTGTGTAGCTTTAGAATAAATTTAGAGACAGAGAAAGCATACATATTCTATATAGTAAAACCTGAATGTAGATACTTTGATATTGTATTTACATGATTAGCATTACACatccatacaaattttataaatgtgaaagtgtgtctgtctgttatctcttcacATATAAACCGCTGAATggatttagtttaaaatagTTGAGTCctggagaaggacataggatagtttttatgtcggaagtcatcTCTAGAGagggtaaaaaggggggtggaaatgagaaaattaatgaattgcctgtcaATTGGTgaaagcaattaagcatattatgctcaaaattattgccatttGATTTTATCCAtgccaggcgctatacttacagtttttatgtcggaagtaATCTCTAgcaagggtgaaaaggggggtggaaatgagaaaatttatgaATTGCCTGTCAATTAATggaagcaattaagcatataatgctcaaaattattgccatttGATTTTATCCATGctaggcgctatacttactctaactGCTTGAACTaattccatgcagacgaagtcgtaggcaaaagctagtaatatatatgtgtatgatTATCCATGTTATCCTATTCAAGTGCATCTTGTTTGTATGCCATACCCATACCCCGTTATCAGTGGTGACATTTTTATGAAATGCAAGGGTTGGCACTCACTCCTCCACCGTGCGGGTAAGATTCCGCAAGCTATTGGCTAAAAGTACGCATGCGGGGAAATTGTTCGCATCAAGAAGATTTAAATGgaattgtcaacaaaattgtCTGATCAATATCCTATCCtcgtatatttattaaatatcttaAATAGTATTAATAGTTATTCTAACTTACTTAGAATATTAAATAACgattatttaattgaaattttctTGATGCGAACAATTACCCCATATGCATACTTGTACCCAATAGCTTGCGGAATCTTACCCGCACGGTGGAGGAGTGAGTGCGCCAACCCTagcatttcattaaaatttcaccaCTGATAACGGGGTATGGCCATAACTTGTCAAGCCAGTGGatgtaacattatatttatcatgttctttcttttttttaccaCTGCGTTATCATCTTTTTACATTAatcaatatatataaatgttgGTCAACGAATTCTTGTTATTTGGTTCAGGTACAATTTGGTAATTCAATTTTTATACACGAACTCAATATCTATCATCTTGTTCAATATCGTTCTTTCTTTTggatctttttattttattcaaaacaaATCATTGTTATATGTAATAAATGTTTACAGATATATCAATGGTACGAGGTTAGATGACAGAATAATCAGATGTGATTGGGACGCCGGCTTCATTGAGGGGCGTCAGTATGGACGTGGGAAAACAGGTGGACAGGTAAGTAACTCAAAGCTAAGGTTTTATCATCTTACAACATGGTACAGCCCAGGAGTAATAGTTTCCTCTGTTTCTAATGTTTCTATCATTATGTATCAGAAAGTggtcaataaattattttctttgtcATATATATACCAAAATCAGTATCACCCTCATACGAGGTTGGTTTGATAAGTACCCGTTTTACCATATTGTCTATGTCACTggtcaaaaatgtattttccacattggtagaagagccggcagtaaagtttcgaaccaacgtgataccgcgatgagatgcacaatggtttcccataaaagtgatgctaagtccgaatttgatagtctgccacggcggaacttgccgaaagtacaaaaaagatagccacttccggtgcgaaaaagggggggtcatttaacccatctgatactgcaataatagctatggcatcagttagaaatttactggtagatacagaaaagcgaaatctgccagaatgattcctgccggaagtgcttggcatacgccctcaaaggtgaccatcgggacccctaaattaacccatctgataccagcatgaaaccaattccagtcggtagatatgaaccttctcttcaggaatatataagtctgccagggcgttttctgccgaaacaccttgacatacgagattttgtggcgcaacatccgtggtacccgtatgttggaattgtacatattacggacatttcaaatactgcaggcttattaatttattactcaatgcttatatttgtatattattactttattaataatgtatatttacaataaattaaggtaaaataaattaaataatgtgattaatatgattgatagtcattgaattagctatatgaatcgtttgtctttgtctgtcattttgacttatgtatttgtaagaaaaggataaaacataatttaactaattcaggctcgtaaagttttacgaataagggggtattagtattcatagctaaatcaggcttgtaatgcgacataaaatgatttttggtggtttcttttacgcttgaggcgtttttttacctatttggtgtatctaatcactatcttatgtaggggagagaggggcaagacgagtaagacggggtagcggctttatatggcgacatgactgaccaaccatcagaatcccgttagtgcatgacgttgcgtcgccatcatggcaatcagttcgcacagtgaccggctagacaaatggtgtcgttaattatttatttgcaaaaaaactgtttttgccatattccttgttatttttagggttccgtacccaaagggtaaaaacgggaccctataactaagactccgctgtctgtctgtctgtctgtccgtctgtcaccagcctatatctcatcaaccgtgatagctagacagatgaaattttcacagatgatgtatttctgttgccgctataacaacaaactataactaattgtttataacacctgtattcattacctgtaatgcacaattgatgaacaaattattctaaatgattctaaaaacataataaaataaatatttaagtggggttcccataccacaaacgtgacttttttgccgttttttgcgtaatggtattatggtacggaaccttacgtgcgcgagtccgactcgcacttggccggtttttgtgttttatttggtttgcgtttgtttccttattatcaccagcacttATATTCTGTTagtttattcctatggcccagcaatcacgccaacagctaaggacttgttaggtttcaagtacggtttttttttacaaaaaactttcgaatttcattaggcacatggggcaagatggggtacatcttgacggccgtagttttaaagtgataaactgatgaagaattgcggatttgaatttatttattcttctcttgtagaacggtgaaaaagtataaaagaaagtcaaatagaggagagtggttagaggccaagaaaaaagcggtggatgctgttataaagggaagatggggtacatgttagctgtaaacacattttatgttcctcagacgacttaagaaataaaagtaaaacagttcgtgagaagttatcagacgatggttccaatagccaaaaattgaagttttgtttaggcccaaaatataatatttctatgaatcattcttatcttgtcccgtaggggttctccatcttaccatacctagggggcaagatggagagaaggcacctttggccattttaatttatttttaatttaattatctaactagagagttcctagtaagtgttgattatgaaaggcTGATtaccaaatataaaaataaaaataacaaaaacttaaaaagaatagcattttcagttttattggacttgaaacattaagtatcccgtcatgcccacctctcccctacatttcttgacgttgacgcaaaaattacgtagtttaacattcagggtgttgttttataacactacaaattgagataactaatctattgacgaccagtctggcctacttactgcctgcaaagccgatgatcttgggttcgaattccgataagggcatatatttgtgtgatgaaaacatatatttattcctgagtcatcacaattgaaaaactaacaagggactcaaaaaatgatgtaaaatgttcatatttggattattggtaaaaatcgtccttgacgttgaaaatcctgtcttttcacacccgtttacaataagtatgtaataataataattttgttcattttggtaaataaaggatattgtaatttgaaattattttattatttatatataaggtgctaacaaattagctacagaaattttacgagatggtattttacactagaacaattaacttttaatagaaatgaggaaaatttctcataatttttattttatttaccgaacaaaataaataaattataattctatctaaaaaataatcatcatgtatttaactgcttgtttgtcttaaatgtcattgtcaacgtgtcatttgatttctcaacgtgaagtggccagttaagttttatatttaaaagaggttttagaatctgttcaatgaggtctcatttaattatctcattaacagttttttacaaagcaaatttgttttccaattttctcaaaataacatcataaaacctataatgtttcatacttacatatacttcaggagccgagtactatcaactgtaaagatatcggtagctaatttgttaccacctttataaggcaaacaaagaagtacaaagccgtaagcaggtattaaattaatgcccaaattatattgtgtatattaataaatttgaaatatatgttattaatgacataaaaatatacaagtataagcattaggtaataaatcataagcctgcaataattaaaatgtctgtaatctgtacaattccaaaatacgggttccacggatgttgcttacataatctcgtatgtcaaggtgtttcggcagaaaacgccctggcagacttatatattcctgaagagaaggttcatatctagcgactggaattggtttcatgctggtatcagatgggttaatttatgGGTCCTGATGgccacctttgagagcgtatgccaagcaattccggcaggaatcatactggcagatttcgcttttctgtatctaccagtaaatttctaactgatgccatagctattattgcagtatcagatgggttaaatgacccccccctttttcgcaccggaagtggctatcttttttgtactttcggcaagttccgccgtggcagactatcaaattcggacttagcatcacttttatgggaaaccattatgcatctcatcgcggtatcacgttggttcgaaactttactgccggctctccaaacattaggagaccttccttcgatttcaaattttattttttatttttttatttatttaaactttattgcacaagcaaagaaaaatgtacaaatggcggacaatgccaaaaggcattctctaccagtcaaccattaggtcaaacagagacataaatgttggtgcaggat
The Cydia strobilella chromosome Z, ilCydStro3.1, whole genome shotgun sequence genome window above contains:
- the LOC134754946 gene encoding nuclear cap-binding protein subunit 2 isoform X2; amino-acid sequence: MKRGYDSMNSSIEISSYRDQHFKGSRSEQEKLLRTTATLYIGNLSFYTTEEQIYELFSRCGDIRRIIMGLDKYKKTPCGFCFVEYYAREDAENCMRYINGTRLDDRIIRCDWDAGFIEGRQYGRGKTGGQVRDEYRTDYDGGRGGYGKIIAQKITPNTIERQ
- the LOC134754946 gene encoding nuclear cap-binding protein subunit 2 isoform X1 gives rise to the protein MKRGYDSMNSSIEISSYRDQHFKVCQGSRSEQEKLLRTTATLYIGNLSFYTTEEQIYELFSRCGDIRRIIMGLDKYKKTPCGFCFVEYYAREDAENCMRYINGTRLDDRIIRCDWDAGFIEGRQYGRGKTGGQVRDEYRTDYDGGRGGYGKIIAQKITPNTIERQ